One stretch of Spirochaetaceae bacterium DNA includes these proteins:
- the rsgA gene encoding ribosome small subunit-dependent GTPase A translates to MQQALVIYGINNLFTLKMADGALLEASIKGKTLNVDKLDYNPLACGDRVTLDENKQITQRLERKNSLQRLNNKGNLLKIQTLCANIDLVLCVVAINQPPLHSRFLDRLLISAEAGEVLPVIVINKADLAINDEELAHINLYQKLGYKVILTSTVNGQGLPQLKELCHNKTVALMGASGVGKSSLLNRLLGINLKTAELNKKFKRGNHTTNYAIFLEQPAGGYLIDTPGVRSLSPPITEAEQLAGYYRDFTPHITNCAYANCLHLNEEDCGIKAAVAAGLIDESRYRGYVKLIEEISEQSRQISRYKKM, encoded by the coding sequence ATGCAGCAAGCTTTAGTTATATACGGTATTAATAATCTGTTTACCTTGAAAATGGCCGACGGCGCTTTGCTGGAGGCAAGCATTAAAGGTAAAACCCTTAATGTAGATAAGCTGGATTACAATCCACTGGCCTGCGGTGATAGAGTTACGCTTGATGAAAACAAGCAAATTACTCAAAGGCTGGAGCGTAAAAATAGCCTGCAAAGGCTTAATAACAAAGGTAACTTACTTAAAATACAAACGCTTTGCGCCAATATCGATTTGGTTTTATGCGTGGTAGCTATTAACCAACCGCCTTTACATAGCCGCTTTTTGGATAGATTGCTTATAAGTGCCGAAGCCGGCGAAGTGCTGCCGGTTATTGTTATTAATAAAGCCGATTTAGCCATTAATGACGAAGAGCTGGCCCATATTAACTTATACCAAAAATTGGGCTACAAGGTTATTTTAACCAGTACCGTTAATGGGCAAGGTTTACCGCAGCTTAAGGAGTTATGCCATAATAAAACGGTGGCCTTAATGGGGGCCAGCGGGGTAGGTAAAAGCAGCTTGCTTAACCGGTTGCTGGGCATAAATTTAAAAACAGCCGAGCTTAATAAAAAATTTAAACGTGGCAACCATACCACCAACTATGCCATCTTTTTAGAGCAGCCCGCCGGCGGTTACCTCATCGATACACCCGGCGTACGCAGCCTTAGCCCGCCCATCACAGAGGCCGAGCAGCTGGCCGGTTACTACCGCGATTTTACCCCGCATATAACTAACTGTGCCTATGCTAACTGCTTGCACCTTAACGAAGAAGATTGCGGCATTAAAGCAGCTGTCGCGGCCGGCTTAATAGATGAAAGCCGTTATCGTGGTTATGTTAAATTAATAGAAGAAATTAGTGAGCAAAGCCGGCAGATAAGCCGTTATAAAAAAATGTAA